From a region of the Lactuca sativa cultivar Salinas chromosome 4, Lsat_Salinas_v11, whole genome shotgun sequence genome:
- the LOC111902288 gene encoding uncharacterized mitochondrial protein AtMg00820-like — MRTRSQSGIVKPIHRLNLHTDILSPIPKNHIHALQDPYWKNAMYDEYSALIKNNMWSVVPRPPGVNIVRSMWLFKHKFNADGTLSMYKARLMENGKSQEPGIDCIETFSPVVKPATNRTVLSIAVSRQCPVH; from the coding sequence ATGCGAACTCGTTCTCAATCGGGTATCGTTAAACCTATTCATCGTTTGAACCTTCACACTGACATACTCTCACCTATTCCAAAAAATCACATCCATGCCCTTCAAGACCCGTATTGGAAAAATGCCATGTATGATGAATATAGTGcgcttattaaaaataatatgtgGTCTGTTGTTCCTCGACCACCGGGGGTTAATATTGTTCGTTCTATGTGGCTATTTAAACACAAATTCAATGCAGATGGCACTCTTAGCATGTACAAAGCCCGTCTCATGGAAAACGGTAAAAGCCAAGAACCGGGTATTGATTGTATTGAAACTTTTAGTCCGGTTGTTAAACCTGCTACCAATCGTACTGTTCTCAGCATTGCAGTTTCTAGACAGTGTCCTGTTCACTAG
- the LOC111902290 gene encoding uncharacterized protein LOC111902290, with protein sequence MVLKPGMTAYDLWKGLEDLFRDNKDSHAMQLDQDLRSIEIRNMSIHDYCHKIKVLSDLLANIDQPVPEKNLVIYMINGLGDKFDNVSSIIRHQRPIPSFQQARSMLMVEETRLLHPRSSTATHRDHSSSPASLFTGIDAQNPSHQPRLGDQDRRQNDGGDRRQHFDRRQQNNRRRGSDKRQQDRRSNSGGNSAWGSWNTYYPPPWAALNW encoded by the coding sequence ATGGTTTTGAAACCTGGAATGACAGCATATGATTTGTGGAAAGGTCTTGAAGATCTCTTCCGAGACAACAAAGACTCCCATGCAATGCAACTCGACCAAGACCTCCGGTCAATCGAGATCAGAAACATGTCCATTCACGACTATTGCCACAAAATCAAAGTATTGTCTGACCTTCTTGCCAACATTGATCAGCCCGTGCCCGAGAAGAATCTAGTCATTTACATGATTAATGGCCTTGGAGATAAGTTCGACAATGTCTCAAGCATCATTCGTCATCAACGACCCATTCCGTCTTTCCAACAAGCTCGCTCCATGCTAATGGTTGAAGAAACACGCCTCCTGCATCCCCGTTCATCTACAGCAACCCATCGTGATCATAGCTCCTCACCGGCTTCTCTTTTTACTGGAATTGATGCTCAAAATCCGTCACATCAGCCTCGTCTTGGAGACCAAGACCGGCGGCAAAACGATGGTGGTGACCGGCGACAACACTTCGACCGCCGACAACAAAATAATCGTCGGCGTGGCAGCGATAAGCGACAGCAAGATCGTCGCTCCAACTCAGGTGGGAATTCTGCGTGGGGCTCCTGGAACACGTATTATCCCCCTCCTTGGGCTGCCCTAAATTGGTAA